A single region of the Candidatus Angelobacter sp. genome encodes:
- a CDS encoding lactonase family protein — translation MKSPARHGPLLESFVEHLVTNVLAWRNPALFNLRMKILRVVGNVCVLTFALLPGCLLQARAAAAEPTYAAGIFLVYIGTYTGPRSKGIYVSRFDAASGKLGVPELAAEAASPSFLAVHPNRRFLYAANEVSDFNGKKSGGVSAFAIDPNNGKLTLLNQQPSGGDGPCHVSVDATGRTVLVANYGSGSIEALPVKQDGRLDVPATFIQHRGSSANKQRQEGPHAHFITTDARNRFALACDLGLDKVLVYKFDPIAGTLAANDPPSASIAPGSGPRHLAFHPNGRYAYVINEIKCTVIAFSYDANRGVLTELQTLSTLPDGESVRPNYSTAEIATHPSGKFLYGSNRGHDTAVVFGINAKTGKLTHLENISTAGKTPRSFGIDPTGRYLLAANQDSDSVVVFRIDQTTGHLTPTGSRIEVGAPVCVVFVRADG, via the coding sequence TTGAAGTCACCGGCAAGACATGGACCCTTGCTCGAGAGTTTTGTTGAACATCTCGTCACGAACGTTCTTGCCTGGCGCAACCCGGCCCTGTTCAATCTCCGCATGAAAATCCTCCGCGTGGTTGGGAATGTATGCGTATTGACCTTCGCGCTGCTCCCCGGCTGCTTATTGCAAGCCCGCGCGGCGGCGGCCGAACCCACATACGCAGCGGGGATCTTCCTTGTTTACATCGGCACTTATACCGGTCCGAGGAGCAAGGGAATCTACGTTTCCCGTTTTGATGCAGCGAGTGGCAAGCTGGGTGTTCCCGAGCTGGCCGCCGAAGCCGCCAGCCCAAGTTTTCTTGCGGTTCATCCAAATCGCAGATTTCTTTACGCCGCGAACGAAGTCAGCGATTTCAACGGTAAAAAGAGCGGGGGTGTGAGTGCCTTTGCCATTGATCCGAACAACGGCAAGCTGACCCTCCTGAATCAGCAGCCGTCCGGGGGAGACGGGCCGTGCCACGTTTCCGTGGACGCAACCGGCAGGACTGTTCTCGTCGCTAACTATGGCAGCGGCAGTATCGAAGCGTTGCCGGTCAAGCAGGATGGCAGGCTGGATGTGCCAGCGACCTTTATCCAGCACCGGGGATCGAGCGCCAACAAACAGCGTCAGGAAGGTCCGCACGCACATTTTATCACAACGGACGCGCGCAACCGTTTCGCGCTCGCCTGTGACCTCGGATTGGACAAGGTGTTGGTTTACAAGTTTGATCCCATTGCCGGCACACTGGCTGCAAACGACCCGCCTTCGGCTTCGATCGCCCCGGGTTCCGGGCCGCGCCACCTCGCGTTTCATCCCAACGGCCGGTATGCCTATGTCATCAACGAGATCAAATGCACTGTCATTGCGTTTTCATACGACGCGAACCGCGGAGTGTTGACGGAACTGCAAACTCTCTCAACGTTGCCCGACGGAGAATCAGTGAGGCCGAATTACAGCACCGCCGAAATCGCAACGCACCCGTCGGGGAAGTTCTTGTATGGCTCGAATCGTGGGCACGACACCGCTGTTGTCTTCGGCATCAACGCGAAAACCGGCAAATTGACCCACCTGGAGAACATTTCGACCGCGGGCAAAACACCGCGCAGTTTTGGCATTGATCCTACCGGCAGGTATTTGTTGGCCGCCAACCAGGATTCCGACAGCGTGGTCGTCTTTCGCATTGACCAGACGACCGGGCACCTGACGCCGACTGGCAGCCGCATTGAGGTTGGAGCGCCGGTGTGCGTGGTGTTCGTTCGGGCCGATGGATGA